From Treponema sp. OMZ 787:
AGGCAATCCTTTCCCTGAGGACATAGTAAGAGCTATTATGCTTTTGAGATTGAACACACATGCAAGCGGTTTTTCCGGTGTAACTCCCGCAGTGCCGGATATTCTTGTAGATATGCTTAATAAGGGAGTAACACCCTATGTACCCGAAAAAGGCTCTTTAGGTGCAAGCGGCGACTTGGCAAACCTTGCCCATATCGCCCTCGTAATGATAGGGGAAGGCAAGGCTTATTATGAAGGTAAGCTGATGGCAGGAAAGGATGCACTTGCAAAAGCCGGGCTAAAGCCTGTTGTTCTTTCAGGAAAAGACGGACTTGGTATTATTAATGGTACGCCCGTAATGTCCGGTATCGGAGCCTTGGCGGTACATGATGCAGAGCAGCTCCTCAAAGCTGCAAACATGGGCGCTTCTTTGGTATTTGAAGCCTTTAGAGGTATCACAGCCGCCCTCGATCCCAGAATCCATAAATCCCGCCCCCACAAGGGACAGATGGATACAGCCGCCTTTATTCTTAAAATGTTAAAGGGCAGCTCTTCTATCAATACAAGAGAAAACGATGTTCAAGACCCCTATACTCTCAGGTGTGTTCCTCAGGTTCACGGAGCAAGTGCCGATGCTATCGCCTATGTCCGCAAGGTTCTTGAAGTTGAAATCAACTCTGTGACCGATAACCCGCTCGTATTCCCCGATAATAAAGATGTTATCTCAGGCGGAAACTTCCACGGCCAGCCCATTGCCATTACCATGGACTTCTTAGGCATAGCAGTAAGTGAACTTGCAAACATAAGTGAAAGAAGAACGGAACGCCTTGTAAACCCGCAGTTAAACGGAGGCCTCCCTGCATTCTTGATAGAAAACGGCGGAGTCAATTCCGGCTTTATGATTCCTCAGTATACGGCTGCATCCCTTGTTTCAGAAAACAAGGTATTGGCTCACCCTGCCAGCGTTGACTCTATTACCTCATCAGGAAATAAAGAAGACCATGTAAGTATGGGAACAACCGCAGCCCGCAAGATTACCGAAATCGTTAAAAACGTACGCCATGTTCTTGCTATCGAATGGCTTACAGCCGCTCAAGCCTGCGATTTACGCGGTATCAAAAAATACGGTAAGGGAACCGGCGAAATGATGAAGCTTATGAGAAAACACATTTCCACAGTTACCGAAGACCGCATTCTTTATGATGACATTATGAAGGCTCTTGAGATTATTTCAAATGATGAAAACATCGAAATGATAGAAAAGGCTATTAAGTAAATCGGTTTAACAACTAAGCCGGTTTAAAAAGCCCGTATCGGAAACATAAATCCGGTGCGGGCTTTTTTTATTGAATAAAAGAGTTTTTTCTTATTTTTTTGCTTGTATTGATATATAATTATAGATAGAGATGTTGTTTTATGATCAAAACTATTTATGATGACGATTTTTTAGGAGGACGATTATGAAAAGAAAAATTTTATTTGTTTTAATTTTAGCCGTGTTGTTTTCGGCATGTAAGATGAAGTTATCCGAAAATCCGGTATCGAACTCAGTGATTTAAATCCTAAGGATATTATTACCGCCCTTGCAGCCAACAGGGACGGCATCTTTGTAGCGGTAAAAGTGATAACTAATGAAGGGCAACATGATGCGAAGTATATTATTAAAGTTATAAAATATCCTCATCAAAAACTAGAAGTTACCTCCGCGTCCGCTTCTGCAGCCGGAACGGTTACTATTGCAAAAAACATACCAACAGGACATCCTGATGTGACTCCCGGCGGAACAGATCCTGCTTGGACGGAAAATACAGCAAATGCATACATTGAAGAAAACCTTAACGCCCTATATATTCATGAAGGTGTTTTGTACGGTCTCATAACCAAACAAAAGGGAAAAATGGACACCATATATTCCACTGAAACATCGGGAGAATTTGCTCCTTACCGTTTTATTGCAATGAAACCGGGCAAACTTGTAATAGCCTCTGACGGTTATTACGGTCAAAAAAGGGATGTAGGAACAACAACTCAGACATTGATTAACAAAAATAAGGTTTTCGTATTCGATATAGGAAAGTGGAGTAATCCCGTTATACAACAAGTTGCTAATGAAGTTAAGTTTTCAAAAGAAATAGACCATAGCAGCGGTAGCGGCTTTAGTTGGAAGTAGGCAAATAAAATTATTATAAGTATTTACGTTCCGGCAACCGAGGTAATTCTTGAGGTTAAATTTAGGTAAATAAGTTGCAGGTTGCTTGTTTTTTATGAACGGATATAGTAAAATGAATCTTGCATTTATATTAAAATATGTTGATAAGGAGAATAAAATGATGAAAAACGAAAGCGTATTTTTAAAAGTTTTTTTTATTATGGCTGTGATTTTTATGGTTTCTGTTATGACCGGCTGTCCTTCATCTATGGGAAACGGCGGTGCAGTTGGTGAAACAGGGCCTATTACCGGGTACTTTATTGACTCACCGGTCAAAGGTTTAAACTATAGAACATCTTCAGGAAAAGAAGGTAAGACCGATGAAAATGGGGCATTTAAGTATAATGAAGGTGAGAAAATAGAATTTTTTATCGGTAAAACCGGTATTGGTCTTGCTGTGAAAGGAAAAAAAGTTATAACGCCTCTCACCGTAACAGGTGCTGAAAACTATTTGGGCGTATCGGATAATTCAAAAGCTGCCTTAAATTTAGTAAAGCTTTTAATGTCAATCGATGATAAGACAAACGGCGGCGGTATGAATATATCTTCTGATCTCGATAATCTTGATATTTCGAATTTTAAAGACTTACTTAAAAACAATGTAGAAAATCTTCATACAGAGATAAAAAAAATTAAAACGGATATCAATGCTTTACCTAATAATTCAGAAGTTCAACAGCATTTGGAAATCTCTAATGCACATATTAACACTATTGAAAACTCTCAAACCGGAGACAATCTTTTTATCACTGTAAAAGTTCCTGAATCCCTTAAAGGAAAAAGAGTGCAATTTCATTATCATGCTGATGCTTTTACAGGCTCATATGCATCAGGAAAAACCATAGACGTTCCTGAAAACTGTATAATTTCTTTTTCCGAAAAACTTCATAAGGCAAACTGGAGTCTTAATTTAAACTATTTGAGTAATAGCAGAACCGTATCGCCAGGGGACCTTTTTTGCTATTATACTCCGAAAGGATTTAGCTCAACTGCTGTATTAGGTTATCCTTTGGATATGAAAAATGGAGAGGTAAAAAGCTTACAGGCCGACTTTACAAATTCAAGTATGGTAAAGACAATACAGAGTGATGAATTGTTTACAGTTTCCGGTATCATTGAGGTTCCTAAAATGCTGCCGGATGGGACAGACCTTGAGAAATTATCCTTTGGAAATATCGATAAAACTCTTTTTGTTAATATGTTTAAAGAAGCAGAGGGCGAAAATGGATTCGCTTCTATTACTATGAATCCGAAAGTTACCAATTACGAAGTAAAAGGAAATAATTTGGAAATACCTTATAGCTTTCAGCTTCCCAAAAATGTGTATTACACCTTACAGGGCTACGCAGAAACAAAAAAAAGACAGGGCAAAAATAAATATATAATCGTTCCGAGAATTGATTCCCCACGCGTACACGCAGATAATTGTGAAAATATCCGCTTAACTGCACAAAGAGGATGGGAGTTATATACTCGTTAAGATTTTATATTACATATATTGCACTTAACGATAGTTTAATAAAAAAGACGGCTTTGATGCCGTCTTTTTTTGCGTTAAAAGCACTTATTCCGAATACTTTCCTATGCTTCTTATTTTTTTGCTTCGGTATTTTACCAAAACGGCGGGGTCGCGTTTTGTAAGGTCGGCTAAATCCTTTAGGATTTGCTGCTTTATAGCCTCTGCGGTTTGTTTGGGATCGATGTGGGCTCCTTTTTCGGGTTCGGGGATGATGCCGTTTATTACCTTTAGGTCAAGAACTTCTTGGCTGGTAATTTTAAGCATGGCGGCGGCATCCTTTGCCCTGCTTGAATCCCTCAATAGGATTGAAGCGCAGCCTTCAGGGGATATAACCGAGAAAATGGCGTTTTCAAGCATATAAATCTTGTCGCCGACTCCTATGCCGAGGGCTCCGCCTGAGCCTCCTTCACCGATGATTATGCAGATAACCGGCGTTTTTAGACGGCTGAATTCGCGCAAGTTAAAGGCAATGGCCTCTCCGATTCCTCTTTCTTCGGCTCCGAGGCCGGGGTAGGCCCCTTGGGTGTCGATAAAGGTTATAATCGGTCTTTTGAACTTTTCGGCCTGTTTTGCAAGGCGCATGGCTTTGCGGTAGCCTTCGGGGTTTGCCATACCTCCGTTTCTGTCGATGGTTTCGCGCAAGTTTCTTCCCTTTTGCGTCCCGATTACTGTAACCGGCATTCCGTCGATAAAGCCTATTCCGCCTATCATGGCCGGGTCATCTCCGAAAAAGCGGTCTCCGTGGAGCTCGGTAAAATTATCGAAAATCAAATTGATGTAGTCCAAGGTTCTGGGCCTGTCGCTGTGGCGGGCAAGCTCAACCCTTTCCCATGTTTTTGAAAGAGCCGTTGAACTTTCAAGTTTAGCGTTTATCTTTGCAAGCTCTTCGCTTATATCAAGCCCCGCCTTTTGGGCTATATCTTTTAAATTATTTAATAAATTAGTTTGATCCGTATTGCTCATGCACTTCCTCCATAAAAACTTTAGGCCTTTTTCTTCTTAGGGGCTTCTTTTAGGACTAGGCTGTGAGCATCAATCATGCGGGCAAAAAACTGCCTTTGTTCTTGACGCGGTACTATACAGTCTACAAAGCCCTTTTCCATCTGAAATTCGGCACGCTGAAAACCTTCGGGGAGCTGCTGGCGGATGGTGCCTTCGATAACTCTGGGGCCTGCAAAGCCGATGAGGGCTCCCGGTTCTGCTGCAGTTATGTCTCCGAGCATGGCAAAACTTGCCGTAACGCCTCCCGTGGTCGGATCGCAGAGCATTATAAAAAGAGGAACGCCCTTTTCATCCAATTCGGCGGCTGCACTTGAGGTCTTGGCCATCTGCATAAGCGAAAAAAGCCCTTCCTGCATTCTCGCTCCGCCTGAGGTTGCATAGATAATAACGGGGATTCTTTCGGCCGCTCCCTTTAACATTAGCCGCGAAATTTTCTCTCCTACAACCGAGCCCATCGAGCCTCCCATAAAGTGAAAGGACATAAGGGCCAAAAGGGCATCCCTTCCCTTAATCTTGCAGGAACCCGTAATTACGGCCTCGTTTAAGGCTGCCTTTTCTTCGGCGGCCGATATTTTTTCTTCATAGCCTTCCATTTCGATGGGGTTACAGGTTTTCAGGTTTGCATACAGCTCCTGAAAGGAATTTTCATCCGTCAGATAGGTAATCCTCTGCCTCGGTTCTATGCGCAAATGGCAATTACAATGAGGGCAGACCATCAGGTTATCTGTAAACACCTCTTCATCATATGATACTTTACAACTAGGACAATCCATAATTTGTCAAAACTCCTTATTTACTTCCAAAAAGCTCTTCATAGAGCCCGGTACCGAAAACACCGGATTTGAACTTTTTTGAGTTAAGTATAATCTTTTGTTCTTCGATATTGCAAGTAATGCCTTCAATTTTAAGCTCGTCCAGGGCACAAAGCAGCTTTTGAATGGCATTAGCCCTGTCTGCCCCGTGAACGATGAGCTTAGCCGTCATCGAATCATAAAAGGGAACAACCGAGTAACCCTGATATAAAAAGCTGTCAAAGCGTACACCGTTTCCGCCGGGAACCGTCAAGTTTTTGATAAGGCCGGGAGAGCGGGCGTTTATTCTGGCCTCGATGGCCCAGCCCTTGGTAGGCAGGATGCCTTGGGCAAACTTCATGTTCCCGCCTGTACAAACGCGGATTTGTTCTGCAATTATATCGGTGCCTGTAATCATCTCCGAAACGGGGTGCTCGACCTGAATTCGGGCGTTTACCTCCATAAAGTAGAAATTGTTGCCCGATACAAGAAACTCGATTGTGCCTGCCCCGCGGTATTTAAGAGAAGAAAAGAGGCTGACGGCTCCCTTACACATGGCTTCGCGCATTTCCTCTGTTACTGCCGGAGAAGGACTTTCTTCTATCAACTTTTGATGATTTTTTTGAACAGAGCAGTCTCTTTCGCCTAGGACGGAAACGGCTCCCTTTCCGTTGCCTACGATTTGAAGCTCGACATGGCGCGGGTCTACGAGGTATTTTTCGATATAAACTGTGCCGTCTGCAAAGTTGGCCTCGGCTTCTGCGGAAGCGATTTTTAGGTTTTCTGCCAGCTCCGATTCCTTATAAACTATGCGCATTCCCTTTCCGCCGCCGCCTGAGGCTGCCTTTATGATGACGGGATAACCGCATTTTTCGGCAGTTTTTTTGGCTTCTTCCAATTCCTTTATAGCTCCGTCCGAGCCGGGGGTTACTGGAAGGCCGCTTTTTACGGCGGTTTCACGGGCCCGTACCTTGTCGCCCAGCATTTCGATTGTGTCGGGTTTAGGGCCTATCCAAAAAAGTCCTGAGTTTTCTACCTCGCGGGCGAAACTTGCGTTGTCGGATAAAAAGCCTACTCCCGGATGAACGGCCTCGCAGGAAGTGCAGAGGGCTGCCGTGATAAGGGCTTCCTTGTTGAGGTAGCTTTTAGCCGACGGGGGCGGGCCTATGCAGACGGCCTCATCAGCCAAAAGAACATGGAGGCAGTCCTTGTCCGCCGTGGAGTAAACGGCTACGGTTTTTATTCCCATTTCGCGGCAGGAGCGGATAACCCTCACGGCAATCTCGCCCCTGTTGGCGATAAGTATTTTTTTTATCATAGGAACCTGCCTACTTAGCCTTTATCTTAAACAAGACTTGATCGAATTCGACAAGGTCTCCGTTTGAAACCAAGATTTCTTCGACAATTCCGTCATGGTCGCATTCGAGGGTGTTCATCATCTTCATGGCCTCAAGCACGCAAAGGGGTTGACCTTTTTTTACCGTGCCGCCTTTTTCGACATAGGGCGGAGAATCGGGAGACGGAGCCCTGTAAAAGGTTCCGACGATGGGGCTTTTTACCTCGATTAGGCCGGCCGATGAAGATGCAGGGGCCGCTTGGGCCGGAGCTTCTACAACAGGGCTTGCCGGTTGAGGTACCGGTACTTGAACTCCGGCAGCAGCGGTCTGAGGCACGCCCTGAAAACCTGCTTGGAAAGCTGCCGGCATAGCCAAAGGCATGGGATAGGCAGCCTGTGCTCCTGCCTGAGCTGCAACTTCCTTTTTAGGAAAGGCTCCTTCTTTTTTTAAGACAAGCTCGCAGTCGTCCTGCTTTATCTGCAAGAACACTGTATCGCCTTTTTCAAATTGTTCTATCACCTTTAAAATAAAATCTTCTTTCATGAAATCTCCTTAAAGTTTTATTTATGTTTATTTAACCGTTAATGCTATTTAAGATAGACATTTTATCAGTATGTAGATAGTATGTCTATCCCTTATGAAAATTACCGATAATCTGTTTTTACCATTTTAAATCTTTTCATACATTCCGTTTGTATCCCGCTTATAAAATATCCAGTTTTTTGCTTTTGCGGCTTCAAAGGCGGTTTTCAGTTTGGCGGAAGAAGTAAAGTCCGTTACATTTTTTTCCGGAACATCGTTTCTTTCACGATATATACAGGCTTTGCCCGCTTCGTTTTGTTTTCTGTCAGGCAAAGCGGTGAATATCCGTATAAAGGATTTTTCGTTTAAGCGGTTGCCGTAACAGTCCAGTCCCTGTAAAACGTTTACCGCCGGTAATTCGATGGCTGTAAGTTTATTGTTGGAGCAGTCCAGCGTTTGTAAAGTGCTTATGCCGCTCATATCGAGGGCGG
This genomic window contains:
- the hutH gene encoding histidine ammonia-lyase is translated as MKVKPVTVTGSSLTIEDVVAVARHGAEVKLSADAKKRIKDSKKIVDDIVKSGKPTYGISTGFGELSTVTITKDQNGALQRNLILSHACGVGNPFPEDIVRAIMLLRLNTHASGFSGVTPAVPDILVDMLNKGVTPYVPEKGSLGASGDLANLAHIALVMIGEGKAYYEGKLMAGKDALAKAGLKPVVLSGKDGLGIINGTPVMSGIGALAVHDAEQLLKAANMGASLVFEAFRGITAALDPRIHKSRPHKGQMDTAAFILKMLKGSSSINTRENDVQDPYTLRCVPQVHGASADAIAYVRKVLEVEINSVTDNPLVFPDNKDVISGGNFHGQPIAITMDFLGIAVSELANISERRTERLVNPQLNGGLPAFLIENGGVNSGFMIPQYTAASLVSENKVLAHPASVDSITSSGNKEDHVSMGTTAARKITEIVKNVRHVLAIEWLTAAQACDLRGIKKYGKGTGEMMKLMRKHISTVTEDRILYDDIMKALEIISNDENIEMIEKAIK
- a CDS encoding acetyl-CoA carboxylase carboxyltransferase subunit alpha, whose translation is MSNTDQTNLLNNLKDIAQKAGLDISEELAKINAKLESSTALSKTWERVELARHSDRPRTLDYINLIFDNFTELHGDRFFGDDPAMIGGIGFIDGMPVTVIGTQKGRNLRETIDRNGGMANPEGYRKAMRLAKQAEKFKRPIITFIDTQGAYPGLGAEERGIGEAIAFNLREFSRLKTPVICIIIGEGGSGGALGIGVGDKIYMLENAIFSVISPEGCASILLRDSSRAKDAAAMLKITSQEVLDLKVINGIIPEPEKGAHIDPKQTAEAIKQQILKDLADLTKRDPAVLVKYRSKKIRSIGKYSE
- the accD gene encoding acetyl-CoA carboxylase, carboxyltransferase subunit beta, with amino-acid sequence MDCPSCKVSYDEEVFTDNLMVCPHCNCHLRIEPRQRITYLTDENSFQELYANLKTCNPIEMEGYEEKISAAEEKAALNEAVITGSCKIKGRDALLALMSFHFMGGSMGSVVGEKISRLMLKGAAERIPVIIYATSGGARMQEGLFSLMQMAKTSSAAAELDEKGVPLFIMLCDPTTGGVTASFAMLGDITAAEPGALIGFAGPRVIEGTIRQQLPEGFQRAEFQMEKGFVDCIVPRQEQRQFFARMIDAHSLVLKEAPKKKKA
- a CDS encoding acetyl/propionyl/methylcrotonyl-CoA carboxylase subunit alpha is translated as MIKKILIANRGEIAVRVIRSCREMGIKTVAVYSTADKDCLHVLLADEAVCIGPPPSAKSYLNKEALITAALCTSCEAVHPGVGFLSDNASFAREVENSGLFWIGPKPDTIEMLGDKVRARETAVKSGLPVTPGSDGAIKELEEAKKTAEKCGYPVIIKAASGGGGKGMRIVYKESELAENLKIASAEAEANFADGTVYIEKYLVDPRHVELQIVGNGKGAVSVLGERDCSVQKNHQKLIEESPSPAVTEEMREAMCKGAVSLFSSLKYRGAGTIEFLVSGNNFYFMEVNARIQVEHPVSEMITGTDIIAEQIRVCTGGNMKFAQGILPTKGWAIEARINARSPGLIKNLTVPGGNGVRFDSFLYQGYSVVPFYDSMTAKLIVHGADRANAIQKLLCALDELKIEGITCNIEEQKIILNSKKFKSGVFGTGLYEELFGSK
- the accB gene encoding acetyl-CoA carboxylase biotin carboxyl carrier protein, with the translated sequence MKEDFILKVIEQFEKGDTVFLQIKQDDCELVLKKEGAFPKKEVAAQAGAQAAYPMPLAMPAAFQAGFQGVPQTAAAGVQVPVPQPASPVVEAPAQAAPASSSAGLIEVKSPIVGTFYRAPSPDSPPYVEKGGTVKKGQPLCVLEAMKMMNTLECDHDGIVEEILVSNGDLVEFDQVLFKIKAK